In Rhodanobacter denitrificans, a single window of DNA contains:
- a CDS encoding TerC family protein: MNFTAPDFFSGLLAIVLLDLVLAGDNAIVIAMAASRLPRELQKKAVFWGTFGAVAVRFALTAVVVYLLKLPGLMLAGGVLLLPIAWKLLNHGDEHGPDIKAGNTFWSALRTIIAADALMGLDNVLAIAGASKGHLLLVILGLLISVPLVVWGSTLILKLIDRFPIIMYIGAAAIAITAGRMIAHDHLLSGWFDAHAWAKYALDALAVIGICGGGWLVQRRRRRLLKLSAG; encoded by the coding sequence ATGAACTTCACTGCTCCCGACTTCTTCTCCGGCCTGCTGGCCATCGTCCTGCTCGACCTCGTGCTGGCCGGCGACAACGCCATCGTCATCGCCATGGCCGCCAGTCGCCTGCCCCGGGAACTGCAGAAGAAGGCAGTGTTCTGGGGCACGTTCGGTGCCGTCGCAGTCCGTTTCGCGCTGACCGCCGTGGTGGTCTACCTGCTGAAGCTGCCGGGACTGATGCTGGCCGGCGGCGTGCTGCTGCTGCCGATCGCCTGGAAGCTGCTGAACCACGGCGACGAGCACGGCCCGGACATCAAGGCCGGCAACACGTTCTGGAGTGCGTTGCGCACGATCATCGCCGCCGACGCGCTGATGGGCCTGGACAATGTGCTGGCGATCGCCGGCGCCTCGAAGGGGCACCTGCTGCTGGTCATCCTCGGCTTGCTGATCAGCGTGCCGCTGGTGGTCTGGGGCTCGACCCTGATCCTGAAGCTGATCGACCGCTTCCCCATCATCATGTACATCGGCGCCGCGGCGATCGCGATCACGGCCGGGCGCATGATCGCCCACGACCATCTGCTCAGCGGCTGGTTCGATGCGCACGCCTGGGCGAAGTACGCGCTGGACGCGCTGGCGGTGATCGGCATCTGCGGCGGCGGCTGGCTGGTGCAACGCCGCCGCCGACGCCTGCTGAAGCTGTCCGCCGGCTGA
- a CDS encoding pseudouridine synthase — translation MPRPPPSRAVPSAASAQPPRHGLARVLSKLGACSRSQAEQWIRAGRVSVDGRVVRDPYQPTLIDRQQVAVDGQPVKSAEYVYVAFNKPRGLVVSAADEHGRATVYTALAAAGLPWLGPVGRLDKASEGLLLLSNDTTWAAGITDPATHLDKTYHVQVAGQPDAAVLAAMLTGIHEGGDLLKARRVTLLRAGEKNAWLEVVLDEGRNRHIRRLLAALGFDVLRLIRVAIGPLVLGELVKGQWRRLGADEVGALDARKGRVPSL, via the coding sequence ATGCCCCGTCCGCCTCCTTCTCGCGCTGTGCCTTCTGCTGCGTCCGCGCAGCCACCACGGCATGGGTTGGCCCGCGTGTTGTCCAAGCTGGGTGCCTGCTCGCGCAGCCAGGCCGAACAGTGGATCCGTGCCGGTCGCGTCAGCGTGGACGGGCGGGTGGTGCGCGATCCGTACCAGCCGACCTTGATCGATCGGCAGCAGGTTGCCGTCGATGGCCAGCCGGTGAAGTCGGCCGAATACGTCTATGTCGCCTTCAACAAGCCGCGCGGACTCGTGGTCAGTGCGGCCGACGAGCATGGCCGCGCCACCGTGTACACCGCGCTGGCGGCCGCCGGCCTGCCGTGGCTGGGGCCGGTGGGGCGGTTGGACAAGGCCAGCGAAGGCCTGCTGCTGCTGAGCAATGACACCACTTGGGCGGCCGGCATCACCGATCCGGCCACGCACCTGGACAAGACCTACCACGTGCAGGTGGCCGGCCAGCCGGATGCCGCGGTGCTGGCGGCGATGCTGACGGGTATCCACGAGGGTGGCGACCTGCTGAAGGCGCGCCGGGTCACGTTGCTGCGCGCGGGCGAGAAGAATGCCTGGCTGGAGGTGGTACTCGACGAAGGTCGCAACCGGCATATCCGCCGGTTGCTGGCGGCGCTGGGCTTCGATGTGCTGCGGCTGATCCGGGTGGCGATCGGGCCGCTGGTCCTGGGCGAACTGGTGAAGGGCCAGTGGCGCCGGCTGGGTGCCGACGAAGTGGGCGCACTCGACGCCCGCAAAGGCCGAGTGCCGTCCCTGTAG
- a CDS encoding IS4 family transposase: MVFHEPLALISALQANFDAVGDLSPAAFDRFSQLIPAAWIEQALQATGTTSLRRRRLPAERLIWLVIGLALFRNEPIWHIVRQLGLALGTEAQVVPVPSATVQGRQRLGEAPLAHLFDQLSRAWCTAPLPTAGLFHGLRLLAVDGVVWSTPDTAEHRDVFGAGRSQHGEGSWPQVRAVCLMDVHTHLIRAAAFGAYTTGELSYAHDLVTAAPDDSLTIFDRAYYSAAFLLAWQHAGEQRHWLMRAKSSLRYEVIRPLGEGDAWVRLPVSPQARRQHPQLPTFWEARLILCPSGRRYLTSLADAVRYPADQVAVCYRERWEIELGFRDIKQAMQANDTVLRSKRPELVRQEIWGLLIAYNLLRWEMHQTAGELGVPPTRLSFQGFTRAIVAELRYAPLETPGAFPKRLARLRQQAHIYLLPARRQRSCPREVKRRPHKYPTKNASLS; encoded by the coding sequence ATGGTTTTCCATGAGCCTCTTGCTTTGATCTCAGCCCTGCAAGCCAACTTTGATGCGGTAGGCGATCTGTCTCCCGCCGCGTTTGATCGTTTCAGCCAGCTCATTCCGGCCGCCTGGATCGAGCAAGCATTGCAAGCGACTGGCACGACGTCACTGCGCCGTCGACGTCTGCCGGCCGAGCGATTGATCTGGCTGGTCATCGGCTTAGCGCTGTTTCGCAACGAACCGATCTGGCACATCGTGCGTCAGTTGGGGCTGGCGTTGGGTACCGAGGCACAGGTCGTGCCTGTGCCGAGCGCTACGGTTCAAGGGCGCCAGCGACTGGGTGAAGCGCCGTTGGCCCATCTGTTCGATCAGCTCAGCCGCGCGTGGTGCACCGCACCGCTTCCGACGGCCGGGCTCTTCCACGGGCTTCGCCTGTTGGCGGTCGATGGCGTGGTGTGGTCGACGCCTGATACCGCCGAGCATCGTGATGTCTTCGGCGCAGGACGATCGCAGCACGGTGAAGGGAGTTGGCCGCAGGTGCGTGCGGTGTGCCTGATGGATGTTCATACGCACCTGATCCGGGCCGCCGCCTTCGGTGCCTATACGACCGGCGAGCTCAGCTACGCCCACGATCTGGTAACCGCGGCGCCCGATGACTCACTGACGATCTTCGACCGCGCCTACTATTCGGCGGCTTTCCTGCTGGCGTGGCAGCATGCGGGAGAGCAGCGGCACTGGCTGATGCGAGCCAAGTCCTCGTTGCGTTATGAGGTGATCCGTCCGCTCGGTGAAGGCGATGCGTGGGTGCGCCTGCCGGTCTCGCCGCAAGCCCGTCGCCAGCATCCGCAGCTGCCAACCTTCTGGGAGGCGCGTCTGATCCTCTGTCCTTCCGGTCGGCGCTACCTGACCTCGCTGGCCGATGCCGTTCGATATCCCGCCGATCAGGTGGCAGTGTGCTATCGCGAACGCTGGGAGATCGAACTGGGTTTTCGGGACATCAAGCAAGCCATGCAAGCCAACGACACCGTCTTGCGCAGCAAGCGACCGGAGCTGGTGCGGCAGGAAATCTGGGGGCTGCTGATCGCCTACAACCTGCTGCGCTGGGAAATGCACCAAACCGCTGGTGAGCTGGGCGTGCCACCGACCCGGCTCAGCTTCCAGGGGTTCACGCGCGCCATCGTGGCCGAGTTGCGATACGCCCCGCTGGAAACACCCGGCGCCTTTCCCAAACGACTCGCCCGCCTCCGACAGCAAGCCCACATCTATCTGTTGCCCGCACGACGACAACGATCTTGCCCCCGTGAAGTCAAACGCCGACCCCACAAATACCCCACGAAAAATGCCAGTCTGTCTTAA
- a CDS encoding bifunctional 2-methylcitrate dehydratase/aconitate hydratase: protein MSAHDIRSAVRPDPDQPLVDIADYVVNYQIDSKEAYDTARYMLLDSLGTAMLAMKFPECVKHLGPLVPGATLPGGARVPGTSHELDPVQAAFAIGTQIRWLDFNDTWLAAEWGHPSDNLGSILAVGDYLSRKAEREGSRPLTVRDVLGYAIKAHEIQGCYALLNSFNRVGQDHVILVRLASTAVATAMLGGDKEQITTAVSHSWIDNGALRTYRHAPNTGPRKSWAAGDACRRAVTHAINAVYRGVVGYPSALSAKTWGFYDVAFKGKPFEFERPFGSYVMENVLFKISYPAEFHAQTAVECAMKLHDEVAGRLDQVAKIVIETQEAGCRIIDKTGPLANYADRDHCIQYMVAVPLIFGRLVASDYNDEVAADPRIDALRDRMTVVENPQFTRDYFDPARRYIGNSVQVFFKDGSSTEKVSIDYPIGHRTRRAEGIPVLLRKFEAAMRGHLPAHQVQAIMAAAENPARLDAMPLHHFLGLFTL from the coding sequence ATGAGTGCGCACGACATCCGTTCCGCCGTCCGTCCCGATCCCGACCAGCCGCTGGTCGACATCGCCGATTACGTGGTCAACTACCAGATCGACTCCAAGGAGGCCTACGACACCGCGCGCTACATGCTGCTGGACTCGCTGGGCACCGCGATGCTGGCGATGAAGTTTCCCGAATGCGTGAAGCACCTCGGCCCGCTGGTGCCGGGCGCCACGCTGCCGGGCGGTGCACGCGTGCCGGGCACCAGCCACGAGCTGGATCCGGTGCAGGCCGCGTTCGCGATCGGCACGCAGATCCGCTGGCTCGATTTCAACGACACCTGGCTGGCGGCCGAGTGGGGCCATCCGTCTGACAACCTCGGCAGCATCCTGGCGGTGGGCGACTACCTCAGCCGCAAGGCGGAGCGCGAAGGCAGCCGGCCGCTGACCGTACGCGACGTACTGGGTTACGCCATCAAGGCGCACGAGATCCAGGGCTGCTACGCGCTGCTGAACAGCTTCAACCGGGTCGGCCAGGACCACGTGATCCTGGTGCGGCTGGCCTCCACTGCGGTGGCCACCGCCATGCTCGGCGGCGACAAGGAGCAGATCACCACCGCGGTGTCGCACAGCTGGATCGACAACGGTGCGTTGCGCACCTATCGCCATGCACCGAACACCGGCCCGCGCAAGAGCTGGGCCGCCGGCGACGCCTGCCGCCGCGCGGTGACCCATGCGATCAACGCGGTATATCGCGGCGTGGTCGGCTATCCGTCGGCGCTGTCGGCGAAGACCTGGGGCTTCTACGACGTGGCGTTCAAGGGCAAGCCGTTCGAATTCGAGCGCCCGTTCGGCAGCTACGTGATGGAGAACGTGCTGTTCAAGATCAGCTACCCGGCCGAATTCCACGCGCAGACTGCGGTGGAATGCGCGATGAAGCTGCACGACGAAGTCGCCGGCCGACTCGACCAGGTCGCGAAGATCGTCATCGAGACGCAGGAAGCCGGTTGCCGGATCATCGACAAGACCGGACCGCTGGCGAACTACGCCGACCGCGACCACTGCATCCAGTACATGGTGGCGGTGCCGCTGATCTTCGGTCGGCTGGTGGCCAGCGACTACAACGACGAGGTAGCTGCCGATCCCCGCATCGACGCACTGCGCGACCGGATGACGGTGGTCGAGAACCCGCAGTTCACGCGCGACTACTTCGATCCCGCCAGGCGCTATATCGGCAATTCGGTGCAGGTGTTCTTCAAGGATGGCAGCAGCACGGAAAAGGTCTCGATCGATTATCCGATCGGCCATCGCACGCGCCGCGCCGAGGGCATTCCGGTATTGCTGCGCAAGTTCGAGGCGGCCATGCGTGGCCATTTGCCGGCGCATCAGGTCCAGGCAATCATGGCGGCCGCGGAGAATCCGGCACGACTGGATGCAATGCCGCTGCATCATTTCCTGGGACTCTTCACATTGTAA
- a CDS encoding DUF748 domain-containing protein produces the protein MNALRSMAGARLAAASDKARQLYRSQHARKAALIAAIVLVVFGLLGFFAAPPIIRAQIEKRASAALSRPVTLGGVHFNPYTLRLQLDRLHIADRDGRSPFIDVDQAVINASWTSLLRRAPVLDELRLQHPQIRIVRTADGRFNFTDLLERYASKPADPEAPPARFSLSNIAVHAGDLRFDDQLGKASHHVEQLELGIPFIANLPSDTDVFVQPLLAMKVDGSPLHIDGQTRPFADTREAVVHFQFEQLDLPRYLAYAPAPLPLAISKGRLGGKLDLHFVQTQPTPQLQLTGHLQLDDFALASNHGDPIFELGNGSAELADVQPLLSRYRLGALRLDQARLHYTRGAGGHSNFDSLAVGPAPAASAAKATPTDLRIASLALTNSAIRYTDATQHELAIDNLHGSLQGLSLQPAPVGRIDLAARLGGGVLSAKGTLDLAAGRLAAHLALSQVDVAPLQAAAAPMAARVTQGKLDADGQLRLDWGKAVNVQLTDARTTVSNFVLEAASKEYGVPLAWHQLQAEIRLVDLADRQAQLGTVTASKLDLKVRRQRNGAISLLELLAAPGNQRKAAADPGPPWHWNIAHLGLDDAALDFTDLAAGAKPVAVQLKSLKGGIDNLGDKLGEARPFKLEGAIDRGTFAAAGTLRPSPLGADLQLDTRRLDIARFEPYISVPLNVSVADARLTSNGKLHYDGRGDTPTLRYRGNAALERVRVQDKLSGDDFLRWRTLSASSLDAEIGHGAPRVHVGTLTLTSFYARMIINADGKLNLSDVVASPEAAPVSVTRAAATPTAPPPKPATPAPAAATGTSLTAAAAPAASPADIHIGGITLVNGQLNYTDNFIKPNYSANLTKLTGRIDAFGTTPGDPPAELSVQAALDDDSPVDIDGSINPLQPVAFLDIKGKANEVELTHLAAYSTKYTGYPITAGKLNMDVHYVLDQRKLDADNHIFITQLTFGARNESPGIKHLPVKLAVALLKDTQGNIDVNLPVSGSLDDPQFSLGGLIWRAIGNLIAKAATAPFRLLAGAFGGSHEDLGYVEFAPGSAVLDAKAQERLGKVVALLQQKPSLKLGIIGRVDPGKDQDGLRKVTVDNLVRREKALDTAGKNADTSDAVLAAVNVTPDEYEKYLRRAYRHDDIQDKPRNFLGLKKSLEPDEMRSLMETNVPVDAKAMRTLAERRAAAVQAWLAGKLDDTRVSLQEPKLDAQGIDDKGKTTRVDFSLKQ, from the coding sequence ATGAACGCCCTTCGCTCCATGGCAGGTGCCCGCCTGGCGGCGGCCAGCGACAAGGCCCGGCAGTTGTACCGCTCGCAGCATGCACGCAAGGCCGCGCTGATCGCCGCCATCGTGCTGGTGGTGTTCGGGTTGCTCGGCTTCTTCGCCGCCCCGCCGATCATCCGCGCCCAGATCGAGAAGCGCGCCAGCGCGGCCCTGTCACGGCCGGTGACGCTGGGCGGGGTGCACTTCAACCCCTACACCCTGCGCCTGCAGTTGGACCGCCTGCACATCGCCGACCGCGACGGCCGCTCGCCGTTCATAGACGTCGACCAGGCGGTGATCAACGCCTCGTGGACCTCGCTGCTGCGCCGGGCGCCGGTGCTGGACGAACTGCGCCTGCAGCACCCGCAGATCCGTATCGTGCGCACGGCGGACGGGCGCTTCAACTTCACCGATCTGCTGGAACGCTACGCCTCGAAACCCGCGGACCCGGAGGCGCCGCCGGCGCGCTTCTCGCTGTCCAACATCGCCGTGCACGCGGGCGACCTCCGGTTCGACGACCAGTTGGGCAAGGCCAGCCACCACGTCGAGCAACTGGAACTGGGCATCCCCTTCATCGCCAACCTGCCCAGCGACACCGACGTGTTCGTGCAGCCGCTGCTGGCCATGAAGGTGGACGGCAGCCCGCTGCACATCGACGGCCAGACCAGGCCGTTCGCCGATACCCGCGAAGCGGTCGTGCATTTCCAGTTCGAGCAGCTGGACCTGCCGCGCTACCTGGCCTACGCCCCTGCACCGCTGCCGCTGGCCATCAGCAAGGGGCGGCTCGGCGGCAAGCTGGACCTGCACTTCGTGCAGACCCAACCCACGCCGCAATTGCAGCTGACCGGCCATCTGCAGCTGGATGACTTCGCACTGGCCAGCAACCACGGCGATCCGATTTTCGAACTCGGCAATGGCAGTGCCGAGCTGGCCGACGTGCAACCGCTGCTCTCACGCTACCGGCTGGGCGCGCTGCGGCTGGACCAGGCCCGGCTGCACTACACCCGGGGCGCCGGCGGCCACAGCAACTTCGACAGCCTCGCCGTCGGCCCGGCACCGGCCGCCTCCGCCGCCAAGGCGACGCCGACCGACCTGCGCATCGCCTCGCTGGCGCTGACGAACAGCGCCATCCGCTACACCGACGCCACGCAGCACGAACTGGCCATCGACAATCTGCACGGCAGCCTGCAGGGCCTGAGCCTGCAACCGGCACCGGTCGGCCGGATCGACCTGGCTGCCCGGCTCGGCGGCGGCGTGCTGTCGGCCAAGGGCACACTGGATCTGGCCGCCGGCCGGCTGGCGGCCCATCTCGCCCTCAGCCAAGTGGACGTGGCCCCGCTGCAGGCGGCGGCGGCGCCGATGGCCGCACGAGTGACCCAGGGCAAGCTCGACGCCGATGGCCAGCTGCGGCTCGACTGGGGCAAGGCCGTCAACGTGCAGCTGACCGATGCGCGCACCACGGTGAGCAACTTCGTGCTCGAGGCAGCCTCGAAGGAGTACGGCGTCCCGCTGGCCTGGCACCAGCTGCAGGCGGAGATCCGCCTGGTCGACCTGGCCGACCGCCAGGCGCAGCTGGGCACGGTCACCGCCAGCAAGCTCGACCTGAAGGTACGGCGCCAGCGCAACGGCGCGATCAGCCTGCTGGAACTGCTGGCGGCACCGGGCAACCAGCGCAAGGCCGCAGCGGATCCCGGACCGCCCTGGCACTGGAACATCGCCCACCTCGGCCTGGACGATGCTGCGCTCGACTTCACTGACCTAGCCGCCGGCGCCAAACCCGTCGCCGTGCAGCTGAAATCGCTCAAGGGCGGCATCGACAATCTCGGCGACAAGCTGGGCGAGGCCCGCCCGTTCAAGCTGGAAGGCGCCATCGACCGCGGCACGTTCGCCGCCGCCGGCACGCTGCGCCCCTCGCCATTGGGCGCCGACCTGCAGCTGGACACCCGGCGGCTGGACATCGCCCGCTTCGAGCCGTACATCAGCGTGCCGCTGAATGTCAGCGTGGCCGACGCCAGGCTCACCAGCAACGGCAAGCTGCACTACGACGGCCGTGGCGACACGCCGACGCTGCGCTACCGCGGCAACGCCGCGCTGGAACGCGTGCGCGTGCAGGACAAGCTCAGCGGCGACGACTTCCTGCGCTGGCGCACGCTCAGCGCCTCCAGCCTCGACGCCGAGATCGGCCATGGCGCGCCGCGCGTGCACGTCGGCACGCTGACGCTCACCTCGTTCTACGCGCGCATGATCATCAACGCGGACGGCAAGCTGAACCTGTCCGACGTGGTCGCCTCGCCCGAGGCCGCGCCGGTGTCGGTGACCCGCGCCGCCGCCACGCCGACCGCGCCACCGCCGAAGCCCGCGACGCCCGCACCGGCGGCGGCCACCGGTACGTCGCTCACGGCAGCCGCGGCACCGGCGGCGTCCCCGGCCGACATCCATATCGGCGGCATCACCCTGGTCAACGGCCAGCTCAACTACACCGACAACTTCATCAAGCCCAACTACTCCGCCAACCTCACCAAGCTCACCGGCCGGATCGACGCGTTCGGCACCACCCCGGGCGATCCGCCGGCCGAGCTGTCGGTGCAGGCGGCGCTGGACGATGACTCGCCGGTGGACATCGACGGCAGCATCAACCCGCTGCAGCCGGTGGCGTTCCTGGACATCAAGGGCAAGGCCAACGAGGTGGAGCTCACCCACCTTGCCGCCTACTCCACCAAGTACACCGGCTACCCGATCACCGCCGGCAAGCTCAACATGGACGTCCACTACGTGCTGGATCAGCGCAAGCTCGATGCGGACAACCACATCTTCATCACCCAGCTCACCTTCGGTGCGCGCAACGAGAGCCCGGGCATCAAGCACCTGCCGGTGAAGCTGGCGGTGGCGCTGCTCAAGGACACCCAGGGCAACATCGACGTGAACCTGCCGGTGTCCGGCTCGTTGGACGATCCGCAGTTCAGCCTGGGCGGGCTGATCTGGCGCGCCATCGGCAACCTGATCGCCAAGGCCGCCACCGCGCCGTTCCGCCTGCTGGCCGGCGCCTTCGGCGGCAGCCATGAAGACCTCGGCTACGTCGAGTTCGCGCCGGGCTCGGCCGTGCTCGACGCGAAGGCGCAGGAGCGCCTGGGCAAGGTCGTGGCGCTGCTGCAGCAAAAGCCCTCGCTGAAGCTCGGCATCATCGGCCGGGTCGACCCGGGCAAGGATCAGGACGGCCTGCGCAAGGTCACAGTGGACAACCTGGTGCGCCGCGAGAAGGCGCTGGACACCGCGGGCAAGAACGCCGACACCTCGGATGCGGTGCTGGCCGCGGTCAACGTCACCCCGGACGAATACGAGAAGTACCTCCGGCGCGCCTATCGCCACGACGACATCCAGGACAAGCCGCGCAACTTCCTCGGCCTGAAGAAGTCGCTCGAACCGGACGAGATGCGCAGCCTGATGGAAACCAACGTGCCGGTGGATGCCAAGGCCATGCGCACGCTGGCCGAGCGCCGCGCCGCCGCGGTGCAGGCCTGGTTGGCGGGCAAGCTGGACGACACGCGCGTGTCGCTGCAGGAACCGAAGCTCGACGCCCAGGGCATCGACGACAAGGGCAAGACCACGCGCGTGGATTTCAGCCTGAAGCAGTAG
- the kbl gene encoding glycine C-acetyltransferase → MSYSAKARYASELDAIRDQGLFKAERIIVSPQSAEIELEGGRKVLNFCANNYLGLADHPAVIQAAKDALDSHGFGMASVRFICGTQDLHKQLEAKIAAFFGTEDTILYAACFDANGGLFEPLLGEQDAVISDALNHASIIDGIRLCKAKRYRYANSDMADLEQQLQAADAAGARTKLISTDGAFSMDGFIAKLDQITALAAKYDAMVHIDECHCTGFLGDSGRGSAEVNGVMDKIDIFTGTLGKALGGALGGFTTGRKEVIELLRQRSRPYLFSNSLPPHVVAAAIKVFDMLSSAGELREKLKENTRYFRERMTAAGFDIKPGVHPIVPVMIYDAPKAQAMATALLEEGIYVTGFFYPVVPQGQARIRTQMSAAHTREHLDRAIAAFTTVARKLGVIGD, encoded by the coding sequence ATGAGCTACTCAGCCAAGGCGCGCTACGCCAGCGAACTCGACGCCATCCGCGACCAGGGCCTGTTCAAGGCCGAGCGCATCATCGTCTCGCCGCAATCCGCCGAGATCGAGCTGGAAGGCGGCCGCAAGGTGTTGAACTTCTGCGCCAACAACTACCTCGGCCTGGCCGACCATCCTGCGGTAATCCAGGCCGCCAAGGATGCGCTGGACAGCCACGGTTTCGGCATGGCCAGCGTGCGCTTCATCTGCGGCACGCAGGACCTGCACAAGCAGCTGGAAGCGAAGATCGCCGCGTTCTTCGGTACCGAGGACACCATCCTCTACGCCGCCTGCTTCGACGCCAACGGCGGCCTGTTCGAGCCGCTGCTGGGCGAGCAGGACGCGGTGATCTCCGACGCGTTGAATCATGCCTCGATCATCGACGGCATCCGTCTGTGCAAGGCCAAACGCTACCGCTACGCCAACAGCGACATGGCCGACCTGGAGCAGCAGCTGCAGGCGGCCGACGCGGCCGGCGCGCGCACCAAGCTGATCTCGACCGACGGCGCGTTCTCGATGGACGGCTTCATCGCCAAGCTCGACCAGATCACCGCGCTGGCGGCGAAATACGACGCCATGGTGCACATCGACGAATGCCACTGCACCGGCTTCCTCGGCGACAGCGGCCGCGGCTCGGCCGAGGTCAACGGCGTGATGGACAAGATCGACATCTTCACCGGCACGCTGGGCAAGGCGCTCGGCGGGGCGCTGGGCGGCTTCACCACCGGCCGCAAGGAAGTGATCGAGCTGCTGCGCCAGCGCTCGCGCCCCTACCTGTTCTCCAACTCGCTGCCGCCGCACGTGGTGGCTGCCGCGATCAAGGTGTTCGACATGCTTTCCAGCGCCGGCGAGCTGCGCGAGAAGCTCAAGGAAAACACGCGCTACTTCCGCGAACGGATGACTGCCGCCGGATTCGACATCAAGCCGGGCGTGCATCCGATCGTGCCGGTGATGATCTACGACGCGCCGAAGGCGCAGGCGATGGCCACTGCACTGCTGGAGGAAGGCATCTACGTCACCGGCTTCTTCTACCCGGTGGTGCCGCAGGGTCAGGCGCGCATCCGCACGCAGATGAGCGCGGCGCATACCCGCGAGCATCTCGACCGCGCGATCGCCGCCTTCACCACGGTGGCCCGGAAGCTGGGCGTGATCGGCGACTGA
- a CDS encoding OmpA family protein produces MKRKGLYFLIALALGGVGAVHAQDTAAPAATESATSSSYDGRWYIAPTVGGYYNDTDRNTNSRQFYYGLGVGRFISPNASIDLFADRTKRDRDSQVGGGNWSNNAVGAAVRFYAGDWNAWRPYLLAGVMGSNHHSRGDSGWSPAAELGGGVSKTITDSSDVRIEAGYRYDWDNKTQPAQDGYGDWFLGFSIVSRFGAPAAAAPAPVAATPPPADCSTKDSDGDGVNDCEDKCPGTAAGTIVGPDGCPQKVVIDLRGVNFKYDRPKKGETDISKSLAEPSADSIAVLNQAIDTLQRYPQVKVTVAGYTDSKGTDEYNQALSERRASIVYNYLTSHGIAASRLEGPIGHGESNPIGDNATDAGRAQNRRTELQVQQ; encoded by the coding sequence ATGAAACGTAAGGGCTTGTATTTTCTGATTGCGCTGGCCCTGGGCGGCGTAGGTGCCGTTCATGCGCAGGACACGGCTGCTCCCGCCGCTACCGAATCGGCTACCTCGTCCTCCTATGACGGGCGCTGGTATATCGCACCGACCGTGGGCGGTTATTACAACGATACCGACCGCAATACCAATAGCCGCCAGTTCTATTATGGCTTGGGCGTGGGTCGGTTCATTTCGCCGAATGCGTCGATTGATCTTTTCGCGGACCGCACCAAGCGCGATCGCGATTCCCAGGTCGGCGGCGGCAATTGGTCCAATAATGCCGTTGGCGCCGCCGTGCGTTTCTATGCGGGCGACTGGAACGCCTGGCGTCCGTACCTGCTGGCCGGCGTGATGGGCAGCAACCATCATTCGCGCGGTGACAGCGGCTGGTCCCCGGCGGCCGAACTGGGCGGCGGTGTGTCCAAGACGATCACCGACAGCTCCGACGTGCGCATCGAAGCCGGCTACCGCTACGACTGGGACAACAAGACCCAGCCGGCGCAGGACGGCTATGGCGACTGGTTCCTCGGCTTCAGCATCGTGTCGCGCTTCGGCGCTCCGGCTGCCGCCGCCCCGGCTCCGGTTGCGGCAACCCCGCCGCCGGCCGACTGCTCCACGAAGGACAGCGACGGCGACGGCGTCAATGATTGCGAAGACAAGTGCCCGGGCACGGCTGCCGGCACGATCGTCGGTCCGGATGGCTGCCCGCAGAAGGTCGTGATCGACCTGCGTGGCGTGAACTTCAAGTACGACCGCCCGAAGAAGGGCGAGACCGACATCTCGAAGTCGCTGGCCGAGCCGAGCGCCGATTCGATCGCCGTGCTGAACCAGGCCATCGACACCCTGCAGCGCTACCCGCAGGTGAAGGTGACGGTTGCCGGCTACACCGACTCGAAGGGCACCGACGAGTACAACCAGGCCCTGTCCGAGCGTCGCGCCTCGATCGTCTACAACTACCTGACCAGCCACGGCATCGCTGCCAGCCGTCTGGAAGGCCCGATCGGCCATGGCGAGAGCAACCCGATCGGTGACAACGCCACCGATGCCGGTCGTGCGCAGAATCGTCGCACGGAGCTGCAGGTTCAGCAGTAA